The following proteins come from a genomic window of Streptomyces liliiviolaceus:
- a CDS encoding FHA domain-containing protein, giving the protein MSPDGAPGGTPRHVDKGLADDGDLPEFDDMEETEEREEWAPAPPAPPPPAPPPPVPPSRPCWSCKEDVPAGSAACPECQESTRHMRLISPGASIDRRFGAGPPLQLGRHPVWGQALAVDLSGDKGRGVSRRHAIVELESDGSVWLTEHSGGTTNGTYVNGERIGRGARVPLRDGDVVGLGRHFAFTLLTVEPDT; this is encoded by the coding sequence GTGAGCCCCGACGGTGCCCCGGGCGGTACGCCGCGCCATGTGGACAAGGGGCTCGCGGACGACGGGGACCTGCCCGAGTTCGACGACATGGAGGAGACGGAGGAGAGGGAGGAGTGGGCCCCCGCGCCGCCCGCTCCTCCGCCCCCGGCCCCTCCGCCACCCGTACCCCCGTCCCGCCCCTGCTGGTCCTGCAAGGAGGACGTGCCCGCCGGGTCGGCGGCCTGCCCGGAGTGCCAGGAGTCGACCCGGCACATGCGGCTGATCAGCCCGGGGGCGTCGATCGACCGCCGCTTCGGCGCGGGACCCCCGCTTCAGTTGGGCCGCCATCCGGTCTGGGGTCAGGCTCTGGCGGTCGACCTCTCCGGCGACAAGGGCAGGGGAGTCTCCCGCCGCCACGCGATCGTCGAGCTGGAGTCCGACGGCTCGGTGTGGCTGACGGAGCACTCCGGCGGCACGACGAACGGCACGTACGTCAACGGCGAGCGGATCGGGCGGGGCGCCCGCGTCCCCCTGCGCGACGGGGACGTCGTGGGGCTCGGCCGGCATTTCGCGTTCACGCTGCTGACGGTCGAGCCCGACACGTGA
- a CDS encoding CHAT domain-containing protein has protein sequence MTVSGTQGSTGEGTGGAEGGLFGRAVALSQEWAAVARGPGTESETTGIPPRPDPVATDRMLRELAEAEPAVGERDREALRMARGSLLGLRYLAGGAAEPAEERAEAISLLQEARAAVPVTEREIRSHEAVLRLLVRLLMPNLPALGGPGQVRQDYTEMMKVGAAYFTPGGHMRDDLAEVGTLLEELAETADPATRPELERWTEHMRQLNGTTGDRASMLELAARIETFGTMPPHLAPLMGAVMELLKTVPEDHATTTPASTPTSSSPSEPATAPAAPDLVAQDSDELLPVMELMAPGLLDRDEFEQAASDLPRDTWQDQITAGLISMSIGLRDGDAERLVEAGEPLLEAFRDEDVPSGVSPVLLAGLLSGSALIGGNREDTAGMYQLLSENFGRGDVVRNVPPGPMGKELADAGRVLLLHQRVSEADDDDLDTFDDIAELLLDMRRELTDNDSSAALVLFTLGALQLRRATAIGRAGRAVGPPMRRALMYLREAQEHPGTPIALRGFMTSAGTMISALEQYVDPSSRTILAEIERVRGSLGGPAVFADQDIRTRLGMAVALSVEHERHHDPAALDSALRELEAARAAITERTGCGTAQEVYRHLAQVLRLRGAPGDTLRALEATERLLEKVAEDVLLQVGAEDGLTAARVAADWGVAAARWAAEAGDAATALRVLEAGRALVLRAVAASAGVPEQLAAHGHDELAAQWREAARSGESRRAAPGGPGQTADTLIPSTLRRRALSALRRRTASDGTPNGPDTADAPHEPSEPEWSHVADTARRVGVDAVVHLLVGDGDGPGWALVVRPGAAPLPLALPGLASAERGPLERYLDAARDRSLLTSPGVSVATAGRAEAVAAWETALEELCDWAGAAVMGPVLDVVRPGRSARPEDPARLVLLPAGNLGSVPWHAARLGGPAGSVRERPVYAVDHAVISYAASGAEFLRAAARPRLPVSADPVLVADPRATLPYAEHEIDGLRTSFYPDARCYGYFVRNLWDVDGTPDELLPLLPGGTADRPAGLVQLSVHGFAGGRPTVSGLLLYAPRRRTEHDATDADDGTDGTGKRARDGDDPGVLTVRRLLGAYGRDDPGAAGPLVVLSACETDLSSRDHDEALTLTTAFVSRGAADVIGSKWGLDDASAAVLMYVVHHFLAEGADPAQALRSTQLWALDPATRPLLPGLPGPLAARVSHGSRLPVAAWAPFIHQGNPAPAQGHAPTRAGRPGGNTVEHR, from the coding sequence GTGACGGTGAGCGGGACGCAGGGGAGTACCGGAGAGGGAACAGGGGGAGCCGAGGGAGGCCTGTTCGGCCGGGCCGTCGCGCTCAGTCAGGAGTGGGCCGCCGTCGCCAGAGGGCCAGGCACGGAGTCCGAGACCACAGGCATCCCACCCCGACCCGACCCCGTCGCGACCGACCGCATGCTGCGGGAGCTGGCCGAGGCCGAGCCGGCCGTCGGGGAACGGGACCGCGAAGCCCTGCGGATGGCACGCGGGAGCCTGCTGGGGTTGCGCTATCTGGCAGGCGGGGCCGCGGAACCCGCCGAGGAGCGGGCCGAGGCGATCTCACTGCTTCAGGAGGCCCGGGCGGCGGTGCCCGTCACGGAGCGGGAGATCCGCTCACATGAAGCCGTACTCCGTTTGCTGGTAAGGCTGTTGATGCCGAACCTTCCGGCCCTCGGGGGGCCCGGGCAGGTCCGGCAGGACTACACCGAGATGATGAAGGTCGGGGCCGCCTACTTCACGCCCGGCGGGCACATGCGGGACGACCTCGCCGAGGTCGGGACGCTGCTGGAGGAACTCGCCGAGACGGCCGACCCCGCGACCCGCCCGGAGCTTGAGCGCTGGACCGAGCACATGCGGCAGCTGAACGGCACGACCGGCGACCGGGCCTCGATGCTCGAACTGGCAGCCCGGATAGAGACGTTCGGGACGATGCCACCCCACCTCGCGCCGCTCATGGGCGCCGTCATGGAGCTCCTCAAGACGGTGCCCGAGGACCACGCCACCACCACGCCCGCTTCCACGCCCACCTCCTCGTCCCCGTCCGAACCCGCCACCGCACCTGCCGCCCCCGACCTCGTCGCGCAGGACTCGGACGAGTTGCTGCCCGTCATGGAGCTGATGGCGCCCGGACTCCTCGACCGGGACGAGTTCGAGCAGGCGGCCTCGGACCTGCCGCGCGACACCTGGCAGGATCAGATCACCGCCGGTCTGATCAGCATGAGCATCGGCCTGCGCGACGGCGACGCGGAACGTCTGGTCGAGGCGGGCGAGCCGCTGCTGGAGGCGTTCCGCGACGAGGACGTCCCCTCCGGGGTGTCCCCCGTCCTGCTCGCCGGCCTGCTGTCGGGCTCCGCCCTGATCGGCGGCAACCGCGAGGACACGGCGGGCATGTACCAGCTGCTCTCCGAGAACTTCGGCCGCGGAGACGTCGTACGGAACGTGCCGCCGGGGCCGATGGGCAAGGAACTCGCGGACGCCGGACGGGTCCTGCTGCTGCATCAGCGCGTGAGCGAGGCGGACGACGACGACCTCGACACGTTCGACGACATCGCCGAACTCCTGCTGGACATGCGCCGGGAGCTGACCGACAACGACAGTTCGGCGGCGCTCGTCCTGTTCACCCTGGGGGCGCTGCAACTGCGCCGGGCCACGGCCATCGGGCGTGCGGGCAGGGCGGTGGGGCCGCCGATGCGGCGGGCCCTGATGTATCTGCGGGAGGCACAGGAACATCCCGGGACGCCGATCGCCCTGCGCGGCTTCATGACGTCCGCCGGAACCATGATCAGCGCGTTGGAACAGTACGTGGACCCGTCCTCCAGGACCATCCTGGCGGAGATCGAACGGGTCCGCGGCTCCCTCGGCGGTCCGGCCGTCTTCGCCGACCAGGACATCAGGACCCGGCTCGGCATGGCCGTCGCCCTCAGCGTCGAGCACGAGCGCCACCACGACCCGGCCGCACTCGACTCGGCGCTGCGCGAACTGGAGGCCGCCCGCGCCGCGATCACCGAGCGCACCGGCTGCGGCACCGCTCAGGAGGTGTACCGGCACCTGGCCCAGGTCCTTCGGCTGCGCGGCGCGCCCGGCGACACCCTGCGGGCGCTGGAGGCGACCGAACGGCTGCTGGAGAAGGTCGCCGAGGACGTGCTGTTGCAGGTCGGCGCCGAGGACGGGCTCACGGCGGCCCGGGTCGCCGCCGACTGGGGTGTCGCGGCGGCCCGCTGGGCGGCGGAGGCGGGCGACGCCGCCACCGCGCTGCGGGTCCTGGAGGCCGGGCGCGCGCTGGTGCTCCGGGCGGTCGCGGCCTCCGCCGGGGTGCCGGAACAGTTGGCGGCGCACGGCCACGACGAACTCGCCGCGCAGTGGCGCGAGGCGGCACGCTCCGGCGAGTCCCGCCGTGCCGCCCCCGGCGGCCCCGGCCAGACCGCGGACACGCTCATCCCCAGCACGCTGCGCCGCCGTGCCCTGAGCGCCCTGCGCCGGCGGACGGCATCGGACGGAACACCGAACGGACCGGACACAGCAGACGCACCGCACGAACCCTCTGAACCGGAGTGGAGTCACGTCGCCGACACTGCCCGGCGCGTCGGCGTGGACGCGGTCGTGCACCTTCTCGTGGGGGACGGCGACGGGCCGGGGTGGGCGCTGGTCGTACGGCCCGGCGCGGCACCCCTTCCGCTGGCGCTGCCCGGGTTGGCCTCGGCGGAACGCGGCCCGCTGGAGCGGTACCTCGACGCGGCCCGCGACCGTTCCCTGCTCACCTCGCCCGGTGTCTCCGTCGCGACGGCGGGGCGCGCCGAAGCGGTCGCGGCCTGGGAGACGGCGTTGGAGGAGCTGTGCGACTGGGCGGGAGCGGCCGTGATGGGGCCGGTCCTCGACGTCGTACGGCCGGGGCGGTCCGCGCGGCCCGAGGACCCGGCCCGGCTGGTGCTGCTGCCCGCCGGGAACCTCGGATCCGTGCCCTGGCACGCGGCGCGGCTCGGCGGGCCCGCCGGATCCGTGCGGGAGCGGCCCGTGTACGCGGTCGACCACGCCGTCATCAGCTATGCGGCGTCGGGGGCCGAGTTCCTGCGGGCGGCCGCGCGCCCTCGGCTGCCCGTGTCCGCCGACCCCGTCCTGGTGGCGGACCCCCGGGCCACCCTGCCGTACGCGGAACACGAGATCGACGGGCTGCGGACGTCCTTCTACCCGGACGCCCGCTGCTACGGCTACTTCGTGCGCAACCTGTGGGACGTCGACGGCACCCCCGACGAACTGCTGCCGCTGCTGCCCGGTGGTACGGCCGACCGGCCCGCCGGGCTCGTCCAGCTCAGCGTGCACGGGTTCGCCGGGGGCCGGCCCACCGTCTCGGGGCTCCTGCTGTACGCGCCCCGCCGCCGTACGGAGCACGACGCGACCGACGCGGACGACGGGACCGACGGGACCGGGAAGAGGGCGAGGGACGGGGACGATCCGGGGGTCCTCACCGTACGGCGGCTGCTCGGGGCGTACGGCCGCGACGACCCGGGCGCGGCCGGGCCGCTGGTGGTGCTCAGCGCCTGTGAGACGGACCTCAGCTCCCGCGACCACGACGAGGCACTCACCCTCACCACCGCCTTCGTGTCGCGCGGGGCCGCGGACGTGATCGGCTCCAAGTGGGGTCTGGACGACGCCAGCGCGGCCGTGCTGATGTACGTCGTCCACCACTTCCTCGCCGAGGGTGCGGACCCCGCGCAGGCGCTGCGCAGTACCCAGTTGTGGGCGCTCGATCCCGCCACCCGCCCCCTGCTTCCCGGCCTCCCCGGACCACTGGCCGCCCGTGTCAGCCACGGCTCGCGGCTGCCCGTGGCGGCCTGGGCCCCCTTCATCCACCAAGGCAATCCCGCACCCGCCCAGGGCCACGCCCCCACCCGGGCCGGCCGACCCGGAGGGAACACCGTTGAACACCGATGA
- a CDS encoding serine/threonine protein kinase, which yields MAFPVGPVDPVDPCDDDGGDFVPPTYFEPDPSVGGMAAPDPRGARIELPPSLTGRFRICERLPRQEERTVHRVAEEGRSAELRAAVFRVRGRDPGATEPERIVKWFHPDAAPDPEVTRRLSLPPHDGLPRRSLHPGLSYVLEEGTDRGAPFHVLPSHGNTDLATHLRGHGGPLPSDAVRALVVRLHGALTTLHEAGVVHRDVKPSNLVLTEYGRPGSVVLIDFGISLTGFPREAGGGWAGTPGYVSPQAQLQVQTVRPADDWWSLGIVVAEAALGRHPVRHRAVASVMDAVQDGDIDLTGVGDRRLRLLCEGLLTRRHEDRWGTKEVGEWLADLSPRVVREGPGRRSGTTGEEPAAPPPDAPRFEHAGRAFTHPSELGAEFAADWAAMVRRLAKGKERERLCEWIGHFRPTADDDRAEALDVLLEALKRKPKPETLVDLVHWLAPRQEPRYRDLPLGMGDLLLFARRAAAGDRECVSVLKDLRDDRLLTRLATWRGGAELAHVDDRWNRYGERWRVAVARLSEIPELSEDRGGLRAATAEDPPLFAQLLQLAVDPAAVTRPLRIELRDAVRALPAQVPWFLRLAEDTDDPVPLLLTLRLLPLAQEQARRIRLDLENARQLVAMDTHSLHNRLVRRQMELPVMLGRAAGGALLLFFPHAFVVGVADVYSRAPQTTVLVAWLLSVPSLAALLAIECWTAWYIGHLYHPRYSVMGQLTRRALPVTSRITVRGWRQWLRALLAATVAVGVVVGTFVLAVWIWPLATVLGLLVSAVLRTRAWHRYRAQARRNNPLAAPPADPLTGVPGARRPARANAAALSPSGSRAGSGPDSRSDSRSGGVA from the coding sequence ATGGCCTTTCCCGTAGGTCCGGTCGATCCCGTCGATCCGTGTGATGACGACGGCGGAGATTTCGTTCCGCCCACCTATTTCGAGCCCGATCCTTCCGTCGGCGGTATGGCCGCGCCCGACCCGCGGGGCGCCCGGATCGAACTCCCGCCCTCGCTGACCGGCCGTTTCCGGATCTGTGAGCGGTTGCCGCGGCAGGAGGAGCGGACGGTGCACCGGGTCGCGGAGGAGGGCCGGTCCGCCGAACTGCGGGCCGCCGTGTTCCGGGTGCGGGGCCGGGATCCCGGTGCGACGGAACCCGAGCGGATCGTGAAGTGGTTCCACCCCGACGCGGCCCCCGACCCGGAGGTCACCCGGCGCCTGTCCCTGCCCCCTCACGACGGGCTGCCCCGTCGGTCCCTGCACCCCGGGCTGTCGTACGTCCTGGAGGAGGGCACGGACCGTGGGGCGCCGTTCCATGTGCTGCCCTCGCACGGCAACACCGATCTCGCCACCCATCTGCGCGGCCACGGCGGGCCCCTGCCCTCCGACGCCGTCCGGGCGCTGGTGGTGCGGCTGCACGGTGCGCTGACCACGCTGCACGAGGCGGGCGTGGTGCACCGGGACGTGAAACCCTCCAACCTCGTCCTCACCGAGTACGGGCGGCCCGGCAGCGTCGTGCTGATCGACTTCGGCATCTCCCTGACCGGTTTCCCGCGTGAGGCGGGGGGCGGCTGGGCGGGAACGCCCGGATACGTGTCGCCGCAGGCGCAGCTGCAGGTGCAGACGGTGCGACCTGCGGACGACTGGTGGTCGCTCGGGATCGTCGTCGCCGAGGCCGCGCTGGGCCGGCATCCGGTCCGGCATCGCGCGGTGGCCTCGGTCATGGACGCGGTCCAGGACGGCGACATCGACCTCACCGGCGTCGGCGACCGGCGCCTGCGCCTGCTGTGCGAGGGCCTGCTGACCCGCCGTCACGAGGACCGCTGGGGAACGAAGGAGGTCGGGGAGTGGCTGGCGGACCTCAGCCCACGGGTCGTACGCGAAGGGCCCGGGCGGCGCTCCGGTACGACGGGGGAGGAGCCGGCGGCGCCACCTCCCGACGCGCCGCGGTTCGAGCACGCGGGCCGGGCCTTCACCCATCCGTCGGAGCTGGGCGCGGAGTTCGCCGCCGACTGGGCGGCCATGGTCCGCCGACTGGCCAAGGGCAAGGAACGCGAGCGGCTGTGCGAGTGGATCGGCCACTTCCGTCCCACGGCGGACGACGACCGTGCCGAGGCCCTCGACGTCCTGCTGGAGGCACTGAAGCGCAAGCCGAAGCCGGAGACCCTGGTCGACCTGGTCCACTGGCTGGCTCCACGGCAGGAGCCGCGCTACCGCGACCTCCCGCTGGGCATGGGCGACCTGCTGCTCTTCGCACGGCGGGCGGCGGCCGGGGACCGGGAGTGCGTCTCCGTCCTCAAGGACCTCCGCGACGACCGGCTGCTGACCCGGCTGGCCACCTGGCGCGGTGGAGCGGAGCTGGCACACGTCGACGACCGGTGGAACCGCTACGGCGAGAGGTGGAGGGTGGCCGTCGCCCGGCTGTCGGAGATACCCGAACTCTCCGAGGACCGCGGGGGCCTGCGCGCCGCGACCGCCGAGGACCCGCCCCTCTTCGCCCAGCTCCTGCAACTGGCCGTCGACCCGGCCGCGGTCACCAGGCCGCTGCGCATCGAACTGCGGGACGCAGTGCGCGCCCTGCCCGCGCAGGTGCCCTGGTTCCTGCGCCTGGCCGAGGACACCGACGATCCCGTACCGCTGCTGCTCACGCTGCGGCTGCTGCCGCTGGCGCAGGAGCAGGCCCGGCGGATCCGGCTGGACCTGGAGAACGCCCGGCAGCTCGTGGCCATGGACACCCACTCGCTGCACAACCGGCTGGTACGGCGGCAGATGGAGCTGCCCGTGATGCTGGGCCGGGCGGCCGGCGGCGCGCTCCTGCTGTTCTTCCCGCACGCCTTCGTCGTGGGCGTGGCGGACGTGTACTCCAGGGCTCCGCAGACCACCGTGCTCGTGGCCTGGCTGCTGAGCGTCCCGTCGCTGGCGGCCCTGCTGGCCATCGAGTGCTGGACCGCGTGGTACATCGGTCACCTGTACCACCCGCGGTATTCGGTGATGGGCCAGCTCACCCGCCGGGCACTGCCGGTGACGTCGCGGATCACGGTACGGGGGTGGCGGCAGTGGCTGCGGGCGCTCCTGGCCGCGACGGTCGCCGTGGGCGTGGTGGTCGGCACGTTCGTCCTCGCGGTGTGGATCTGGCCGCTGGCGACCGTGCTGGGGCTGCTGGTCTCGGCGGTCCTGCGGACGAGGGCGTGGCACCGCTACCGGGCTCAGGCCCGCCGTAACAACCCGCTCGCGGCGCCGCCCGCCGACCCCCTCACCGGCGTACCCGGAGCGCGCAGGCCCGCCCGGGCGAACGCCGCAGCCCTGTCCCCGTCCGGTTCCCGAGCCGGTTCCGGGCCTGATTCCCGATCTGATTCCCGTTCTGGAGGAGTGGCGTGA
- a CDS encoding DUF397 domain-containing protein: MLDHSWQKSSYCGQGESCLHVAASAPAKTIHLTESGDPRGAILGASPDAFGALLGAIKGGRSRHGA; encoded by the coding sequence ATGCTTGACCACTCCTGGCAGAAGTCGTCCTACTGCGGGCAGGGCGAATCCTGCCTGCACGTCGCCGCCTCCGCCCCCGCAAAAACGATCCACCTCACCGAGAGCGGCGACCCCCGCGGGGCGATACTCGGGGCTTCCCCCGATGCCTTCGGGGCGTTGCTCGGGGCGATCAAGGGCGGACGGAGCCGGCATGGCGCATGA
- a CDS encoding nitroreductase/quinone reductase family protein: MAHERDLRFRVVTRVQRYLVNPVTRRLPFHTLVETTGRTSGLPRRTPVGGRRVGREFWFVSEYGVKSQYVRNIQADPRVRVRVGGRWHHGTAQLLPSDDPRARLRTLPRMNSTAVRLFGSDLLTVRVDLTDRP; the protein is encoded by the coding sequence ATGGCGCATGAGCGTGATCTGCGGTTTCGGGTGGTCACCCGGGTTCAGCGGTATCTGGTGAACCCCGTGACCCGGCGGCTGCCGTTCCACACGCTCGTGGAGACCACCGGGCGGACCTCCGGGCTGCCCCGGCGGACGCCGGTCGGGGGGCGGCGGGTCGGGCGGGAGTTCTGGTTCGTGTCCGAGTACGGGGTGAAGTCGCAGTACGTGCGGAACATCCAGGCCGACCCGCGGGTCCGCGTCCGCGTCGGCGGGCGGTGGCACCACGGCACCGCCCAGTTGTTGCCGAGCGACGACCCCCGCGCCCGGCTGAGAACCCTGCCCCGCATGAACAGCACGGCCGTCCGTCTCTTCGGGTCGGACCTGCTGACCGTGCGGGTCGATCTGACCGACAGGCCCTAG
- a CDS encoding AAA family ATPase: MARTTQPPFAAELVHTLSVHSQYVLHGNIRDDYVVADDLTDGSRRFRALRLEDLLWDPLRRAGYNSLLRYDAVEGFSVVHSSDADSMNTLLQHNTRKLPGRPEEPDTERMAKVLESFTRGWAGERPGPGQDNPRYEDYQQPLHAALIVDYASRIPTQVNQLSDEERTFFLRCLKIAEEARPFVRPKSGRALFNPVIWLADGERDLPAWLVTSGVRVRSIGVPAPDLGQRRRMAGLLAEQAGVPETVTGLDVGPLVCRDVREDPTGEEVERFARAATGLTLRAMRESMRLARASKITFDRMEQAVRIYELGVSRNPWTGGAVADSIRDGEAAIGERVLGQEKAVTQTLDVLKRAALGLSGAQASAASVHRPRGVLFFAGPTGTGKTELAKAVATTLFGSEDACLRFDMSEFSAPHSADRLVGAPPGYVGYEAGGELTRAVREDPFRVVLFDEIEKADRGVLDKFLQVLEDGRLTDGQGVTTYFSECVLIFTSNLGVHGPSGPDGRPVAPPAGSDRPSALPRDGRLPETPEERAAFEQEILGNVRHHFEHTLQRPELLNRLGGNVVVFQYIGEATAQLIFKGQLRNIVAHMERQGGLRLRVLPEAEKVLADACTENLRNGGRGIGMKLETHLINPLARGVFDLGTLDEGTTVTVSKVTVHEDGGVELELYASADGAVPLRKGSAP, translated from the coding sequence GTGGCCCGGACCACCCAGCCGCCCTTCGCGGCGGAGCTGGTCCACACCCTCAGCGTCCACTCCCAGTACGTGCTGCACGGCAACATCCGTGACGACTACGTGGTCGCCGACGACCTCACCGACGGCAGCCGCCGCTTCCGGGCCCTGCGCCTGGAGGACCTGCTGTGGGATCCGCTGCGGCGCGCCGGGTACAACAGCCTGCTGCGGTACGACGCGGTGGAGGGATTCAGCGTCGTCCACAGCAGCGACGCGGACAGCATGAACACGCTGCTGCAGCACAACACCCGCAAGTTGCCGGGCCGTCCCGAGGAACCGGACACCGAGCGGATGGCCAAGGTCCTGGAGTCGTTCACGCGGGGCTGGGCCGGCGAGCGGCCAGGACCGGGGCAGGACAACCCGCGCTACGAGGACTACCAGCAGCCGCTGCACGCCGCACTGATCGTCGACTACGCCTCGCGGATCCCCACCCAGGTCAACCAGCTCAGCGACGAGGAGCGGACGTTCTTCCTGCGGTGCCTGAAGATCGCTGAGGAGGCGCGGCCCTTCGTCCGCCCCAAGTCGGGCCGCGCCCTGTTCAACCCGGTCATCTGGCTCGCGGACGGCGAACGGGACCTGCCCGCATGGCTGGTCACGAGCGGTGTACGGGTACGCAGCATCGGTGTTCCCGCGCCGGACCTCGGCCAGCGCCGCCGGATGGCGGGGCTGCTCGCCGAGCAGGCCGGCGTGCCCGAGACGGTCACCGGGCTGGACGTGGGTCCTCTGGTGTGCCGGGACGTCCGGGAGGATCCGACGGGGGAGGAGGTCGAGCGGTTCGCGCGAGCGGCCACCGGGCTCACCCTGCGGGCCATGCGGGAGAGCATGCGGCTGGCCCGCGCCTCGAAGATCACGTTCGACCGGATGGAACAGGCCGTGCGGATCTACGAGTTGGGCGTCAGCCGCAACCCGTGGACGGGCGGCGCGGTCGCCGACAGCATCAGGGACGGTGAGGCCGCCATCGGCGAGCGGGTACTGGGCCAGGAGAAGGCGGTGACCCAGACCCTGGACGTGCTGAAGCGGGCCGCGCTCGGGCTGTCCGGCGCGCAGGCGTCCGCGGCCAGCGTGCACCGGCCGCGCGGTGTGCTGTTCTTCGCGGGGCCGACCGGCACCGGCAAGACGGAGCTGGCGAAGGCCGTGGCCACCACCTTGTTCGGCTCGGAGGACGCCTGTCTGCGCTTCGACATGAGCGAGTTCTCGGCACCGCACTCGGCGGACCGGCTGGTGGGCGCGCCACCCGGCTACGTCGGCTACGAGGCGGGCGGCGAGCTGACCCGCGCGGTGCGGGAGGACCCGTTCCGGGTCGTGCTCTTCGACGAGATCGAGAAGGCCGACCGGGGTGTCCTCGACAAGTTCCTCCAGGTCCTGGAGGACGGCCGGCTGACGGACGGCCAGGGTGTCACGACGTACTTCAGCGAGTGCGTCCTCATCTTCACCTCCAACCTGGGCGTCCACGGCCCGTCCGGCCCGGACGGCCGCCCGGTGGCCCCGCCGGCGGGGAGCGACCGGCCGTCCGCGCTGCCCCGGGACGGCCGCCTGCCCGAGACGCCCGAGGAGCGTGCGGCGTTCGAGCAGGAGATCCTCGGCAACGTACGCCACCATTTCGAGCACACCCTGCAGCGGCCGGAGCTGCTGAACCGGCTCGGCGGCAACGTCGTGGTCTTCCAGTACATCGGGGAGGCGACCGCCCAGCTCATCTTCAAGGGGCAGCTGCGCAACATCGTCGCCCATATGGAACGCCAGGGCGGTCTGCGGCTGCGTGTGCTGCCCGAGGCCGAGAAGGTCCTCGCCGACGCCTGTACCGAGAACCTGCGCAACGGCGGCCGGGGCATCGGCATGAAACTGGAGACCCACCTCATCAACCCGCTGGCACGTGGCGTGTTCGACCTCGGAACCCTGGACGAGGGCACGACGGTCACCGTCTCGAAGGTCACGGTCCACGAGGACGGCGGGGTCGAACTGGAACTGTACGCGTCGGCGGACGGGGCGGTGCCCCTGCGGAAGGGGTCCGCCCCGTGA
- a CDS encoding RES family NAD+ phosphorylase, protein MTRQLPPEVAMAPRATVLPAGTTLWRCHHSGYPATGFKEVEAHTLFGGSRFDCTAEDPYPYLYATLEPTTALAEVLLRSMDFDPVLGSRIVPWAQASRYTLTRIVTTADLTLVSLRVEEDLAAVCQDSWLLDSEPDAYPQTRYWAQELRRQAKDAQGLLWQSRRHRPRAAVVLFGDRCGDEPFADGTADAVDSVDAVDAVDTVACYDLSTPVGLAEANRLLAPLRAVIMPRQD, encoded by the coding sequence ATGACGCGGCAGCTTCCCCCGGAGGTCGCCATGGCGCCCCGGGCCACGGTCCTTCCGGCCGGCACCACGCTGTGGCGCTGTCACCACAGCGGCTACCCGGCGACCGGCTTCAAGGAGGTCGAGGCGCACACCCTGTTCGGCGGCAGCCGCTTCGACTGCACGGCCGAGGACCCCTACCCCTACCTGTACGCCACCCTCGAACCCACCACCGCCCTGGCGGAAGTGCTGCTGAGGTCCATGGACTTCGACCCGGTGCTGGGCAGCAGGATCGTGCCGTGGGCACAGGCGAGCCGCTACACGCTGACGCGGATCGTCACCACGGCCGACCTCACGCTCGTCTCGCTGCGGGTCGAGGAGGACCTGGCAGCCGTGTGCCAGGACAGCTGGCTGCTCGACTCCGAACCCGACGCCTACCCCCAGACCCGCTACTGGGCCCAGGAGCTGCGGCGGCAGGCGAAGGACGCGCAGGGGCTGCTCTGGCAGTCGCGGCGGCACCGGCCGCGCGCGGCGGTGGTGCTGTTCGGGGACCGGTGCGGCGACGAGCCGTTCGCCGACGGTACGGCGGATGCGGTGGACTCGGTCGACGCGGTGGATGCGGTGGACACGGTGGCCTGTTACGACCTCTCCACGCCCGTCGGCCTGGCCGAGGCGAACCGGCTGCTGGCTCCGCTGCGCGCCGTGATCATGCCGCGGCAGGACTGA